In a genomic window of Saccharomyces kudriavzevii IFO 1802 strain IFO1802 genome assembly, chromosome: 2:
- the NTH2 gene encoding alpha,alpha-trehalase NTH2 (similar to Saccharomyces cerevisiae NTH2 (YBR001C) and NTH1 (YDR001C); ancestral locus Anc_3.205), whose translation MVDFLPKVTEINPPSDGNNGEDNVEPLTSGSEQRPLKEEGQQGTRRHHRRLSSMHEYFDPFSNAEVYYGPVTDPRKQSKIHRLNRTRTMSVFNKVSDFKNGMKDYTLKRRGSEDDSFLSSKGNRRFYIDNVDLALDELLASEDTDKNHQITIEDTGPKVIKVGTANSNGFKHVNVRGTYMLSNLLQELTIAKSFGRHQIFLDEARINENPVDRLSRLITTQFWNSLTRRVDLYNIAEIARDSKIDAPGAKNPRIYVPYNCPDQYEFYIQASQMNPSLKLEVEYLPKDINPEYVKSLNDTPGLLALAMEEHVDPSTGERSLVGYPYAVPGGRFNELYGWDSYLMALGLMETNKVDVARGMVEHFIFEIDHYSKILNANRSYYLCRSQPPFLTDMALLVFEKIGGKNNPSAIQFLKRAFRAAIKEYKEVWTSRPRLDPVTGLSCYHPDGIGIPPETEPDHFDTILLPYAEKYNVSLEKLRYLYNEGIIKEPKLDAFFLHDRAVRESGHDTTYRFEGVCAYLATIDLNSLLYKYEIDIADVIKEYFDDEYEDQNDGTVTDSEHWNQLARIRKDRINEYMWDEESGFFFDYNIKLKCRTSYESATTFWSLWAGLATEEQVKITVEKALPQLEMLGGLVACTEKSRGPISIDRPIRQWDYPFGWAPHQILAWRGLSAYGYQQIATRLAYRWLYMITKSFVDYNGMVVEKYDVTRGTDPHRVDAEYGNQGADFKGVATEGFGWVNTSYLVGLKYMNNHARRALAACSPPVPFFNSLKPSERKIYYL comes from the coding sequence ATGGTAGACTTTTTGCCAAAAGTAACAGAAATAAACCCACCGTCCGATGGAAATAATGGTGAAGATAATGTAGAGCCGCTTACAAGTGGTTCAGAGCAACGACCATTGAAAGAAGAGGGCCAACAAGGTACTAGAAGGCACCATCGGCGGTTGTCCTCTATGCATGAGTATTTTGATCCATTTTCCAACGCAGAAGTCTATTATGGACCAGTAACAGACCCTAGAAAACAGTCAAAAATTCACAGACTCAATAGAACTAGAACAATGAGTGTTTTTAATAAAGTTTCAGATTTTAAAAACGGTATGAAGGACTACACCTTGAAAAGAAGGGGTTCCGAAGATGATAGTTTCCTTAGTAGCAAAGGTAATCGTAGATTCTATATTGATAATGTGGATCTGGCTTTAGATGAGCTACTGGCTAGCGAAGATACCGataaaaatcatcaaattaCCATAGAAGATACGGGCCCCAAAGTCATAAAAGTCGGGACGGCAAATTCTAACGGTTTCAAACATGTTAACGTTAGAGGAACGTATATGCTTTCCAACTTGTTGCAGGAATTGACCATTGCGAAAAGCTTTGGAAGACATCAAATATTTCTGGATGAGGCACGTATAAACGAAAACCCTGTTGATAGATTATCAAGATTGATAACGACTCAATTTTGGAATAGTTTGACAAGAAGAGTTGATTTGTATAATATTGCGGAGATTGCTCGCGACTCAAAAATAGATGCGCCAGGTGCTAAAAATCCAAGAATTTATGTTCCATATAATTGCCCAGACCAGTACGAATTTTATATTCAGGCATCCCAAATGAACccatctttgaaacttGAAGTAGAATATTTGCCAAAGGATATTAACCCAGAATACGTCAAATCATTAAATGATACACCAGGATTGTTAGCACTAGCCATGGAGGAACATGTCGATCCATCCACTGGTGAAAGATCTTTGGTTGGTTATCCCTATGCAGTACCTGGCGGAAGATTCAACGAGTTGTATGGCTGGGATTCGTACTTAATGGCACTCGGGCTCATGGAAACTAATAAGGTTGATGTTGCGAGAGGAATGGTGGAGCACtttatatttgaaattgacCATTACAGTAAGATATTGAATGCTAACAGAAGCTATTACCTCTGCAGATCTCAGCCTCCTTTCCTGACTGATATGGCACTACTTgtgtttgaaaaaattggaggCAAAAACAATCCAAGTGCTatacaatttttgaaacggGCATTCAGAGCTGCTATCAAGGAATATAAAGAAGTATGGACTTCGAGACCCAGGTTGGATCCTGTCACTGGGCTATCTTGTTACCATCCTGATGGTATAGGTATCCCACCAGAAACTGAACCTGACCATTTCGATACCATATTATTACCATACGCTGAGAAGTACAATGTCTCTCTAGAAAAGCTCAGGTACCTTTATAACGAGGGTATCATTAAAGAACCCAAACTTGACGCATTTTTCTTACATGATCGTGCCGTGAGGGAGTCAGGGCATGACACAACCTATAGGTTTGAAGGTGTTTGCGCGTATTTAGCAACAATTGATCTGAATTCTTTACTCTATAAGTACGAAATCGATATTGCTGACGTTATCAAGgaatattttgatgatgaatatGAAGATCAGAATGATGGAACGGTGACCGATTCTGAGCACTGGAATCAGTTAGCTAGAATAAGGAAGGACAGGATTAATGAGTATATGTGGGACGAAGAATCgggcttttttttcgacTATAATATAAAACTAAAATGTAGAACGTCATATGAATCAGCAACAACTTTTTGGAGTTTGTGGGCCGGTCTTGCCACCGAAGAACAAGTAAAAATCACGGTGGAAAAAGCTCTTCCTCAGTTGGAAATGCTCGGTGGATTAGTTGCATGCACAGAGAAATCAAGAGGCCCCATATCTATTGATAGGCCGATCAGACAATGGGACTATCCTTTTGGCTGGGCGCCACACCAGATATTGGCATGGAGGGGATTATCTGCATATGGTTATCAACAAATAGCTACAAGACTAGCTTATAGGTGGTTGTACATGATCACCAAGTCATTTGTTGACTATAATGGAATggttgttgaaaaatatgatgtGACAAGAGGAACCGATCCCCATCGCGTTGATGCGGAATATGGCAACCAAGGTGCCGATTTTAAAGGCGTTGCGACTGAAGGTTTCGGCTGGGTGAACACAAGTTATTTGGTCGGGTTGAAGTACATGAACAACCATGCAAGAAGAGCTCTCGCTGCTTGTAGTCCGCCAGtgccatttttcaatagttTGAAACCCTCtgaaaggaaaatataCTACCTTTAA
- the RER2 gene encoding ditrans,polycis-polyprenyl diphosphate synthase (similar to Saccharomyces cerevisiae RER2 (YBR002C); ancestral locus Anc_3.203) — METASGIPGHSFVLKWTKNIFSRTLRTSNCVPKHVGFIMDGNRRFARKRELDVKEGHEAGFVSMSRILELCYEAGVDTATVFAFSIENFKRSSREVESLMTLARERIRQITERGELACKYGIRIKIIGDLSLLDKSLLEEVRVAVETTKNNKRATLNICFPYTGRDEILHAMKESIVQHRKGAIIDESTLESHLYTAGVPPLDLLIRTSGVSRLSDFLIWQASSKGVRIELLNCLWPEFGPIRMAWILLKFSFHKSFLNKEYRLEEGDYDEETLEDSIDLKEKKLN; from the coding sequence atggaGACGGCAAGTGGTATACCTGGACACTCATTCGTGTTGAAGTGGAccaaaaacattttttcgCGCACTTTGCGTACATCTAACTGTGTGCCCAAACATGTTGGGTTTATTATGGATGGGAACAGAAGATTTGCCAGAAAGAGAGAGTTGGATGTGAAAGAGGGCCATGAGGCAGGATTTGTTAGTATGAGCAGGATCTTGGAACTATGTTATGAAGCAGGGGTCGATACAGCTACTGTGTTTGCGTTCTCGattgaaaacttcaaaagaagTTCGCGTGAAGTTGAATCACTGATGACTTTAGCGCGGGAAAGGATACGACAAATTACAGAACGTGGAGAGTTGGCTTGCAAGTATGGGATACGCATTAAAATCATTGGCGATCTTTCATTATTGGATAAGTCCCTGTTGGAAGAGGTTCGAGTGGCTGTGGAGACCACGAAGAACAACAAAAGAGCTACGTTAAACATATGCTTCCCATATACGGGCAGGGATGAAATCTTGCATGCTATGAAAGAATCAATTGTTCAGCATAGGAAAGGGGCCATTATAGATGAAAGCACATTAGAATCTCATCTCTACACAGCGGGAGTTCCGCCTTTAGATTTACTGATCAGGACAAGTGGGGTTTCCAGATTAAGTGACTTTTTAATATGGCAAGCATCCAGTAAGGGCGTGCGTATCGAGTTATTGAACTGCCTATGGCCAGAGTTTGGACCTATACGGATGGCATGGATCCTATTAAAATTCTCGTTCCACAAgtcttttttgaataaagaGTACAGATTAGAGGAAGGTGATTACGACGAGGAAACACTCGAGGACTCCATCgacttgaaagaaaagaagttaaaTTAG
- the COQ1 gene encoding trans-hexaprenyltranstransferase (similar to Saccharomyces cerevisiae COQ1 (YBR003W); ancestral locus Anc_3.202), with protein sequence MFQRSGAAHHIMRLSPRRCRFKSSFAVALNAASRLVTPKILWNNPISLVSKEMNTLAKNIVALIGSGHPVLNKVTSYYFETEGKKVRPLLVLLLSRALSEIPLTERNHVKIDHLDVPEDPIYSKPSQNQLFQRPVNSISPLHILHGIKPLNPLTKGPEPLPEEDFDKKRGILPKQRRLAEIVEMIHTASLLHDDVIDYSDTRRGRPSGNAAFTNKMAVLAGDFLLGRATVSISRLHNPEVVELMSNSIANLVEGEFMQLKNTSIDEDIDTIENGHKQLPVPSKKLEVKEHEFRVPSHQQGLQFSHDQLIETAFEYYIHKTYLKTASLISKSCRCAAILSGATPAVIDECYNFGRNLGICFQLVDDMLDFTVSGKDLGKPSGADLKLGIATAPVLFAWKEDPSLAPLISRNFSERGDVERTIASVRLHDGIAETKALAEEYRDKALQNLRNSLPDSDARSALEFLTNSILTRRK encoded by the coding sequence ATGTTTCAAAGGTCTGGAGCTGCACATCACATCATGCGGCTTTCGCCTCGAAGATGCCGCTTTAAATCCTCATTTGCTGTTGCTCTGAACGCCGCCAGTAGGCTGGTAACCCCCAAAATTCTTTGGAACAACCCTATATCATTGGTCTCGAAGGAAATGAACACTTTGGCCAAAAACATAGTCGCTCTGATTGGGTCTGGCCATCCAGTGCTTAACAAAGTTACTAGCTACTATTTCGAAACAGAGGGTAAAAAAGTTCGTCCCCTGTTAGTCTTGCTGCTTTCAAGAGCGCTCTCAGAAATTCCTTTGACAGAAAGAAACCACGTGAAGATAGACCATTTAGACGTTCCTGAGGATCCCATTTACTCTAAACCTAGTCAAAATCAACTATTTCAACGTCCTGTGAATAGCATTTCCCCACTTCATATACTTCACGGTATCAAACCACTAAATCCCCTGACAAAGGGCCCGGAGCCTCTGCCAGAGGAAGACTTTGATAAAAAGAGAGGTATTCTGCCCAAGCAGAGAAGATTGGCGGAGATTGTAGAGATGATACATACTGCATCTTTACTTCACGATGACGTTATTGATTATTCCGAtacaagaagaggaagaccAAGCGGTAATGCCGCTTTCACCAACAAAATGGCTGTATTAGCGGGTGATTTCCTTTTAGGAAGGGCAACAGTATCAATTTCCAGATTGCATAACCCTGAAGTCGTGGAACTTATGTCTAATAGTATTGCGAACCTTGTTGAGGGTGAGTTCatgcaattgaaaaatacttcCATTGATGAGGACATAGATactattgaaaatggtCACAAACAACTTCCGGTTCCTTCTAAAAAGCTGGAAGTCAAAGAGCACGAATTTCGAGTTCCAAGTCACCAACAAGGGCTGCAATTTTCTCATGACCAGCTCATAGAAACTGCATTTGAATATTACATACACAAAACGTATCTAAAGACAgcttctttgatttccaaaTCTTGCAGATGCGCTGCTATATTATCTGGTGCAACACCAGCAGTTATTGACGAATGCTACAACTTTGGTAGAAACCTTGGTATATGCTTTCAACTCGTGGATGATATGCTTGATTTTACAGTCTCTGGGAAGGACCTAGGTAAACCATCAGGCGCAGATTTGAAGCTAGGTATTGCTACTGCTCCAGTTTTATTTGCATGGAAGGAAGATCCATCTTTGGCTCCACTGATTTCACGTAATTTCTCGGAGAGAGGTGATGTTGAAAGAACCATTGCTTCTGTCAGACTACATGATGGCATAGCGGAGACGAAAGCACTAGCAGAGGAATATAGGGACAAGGCATTGCAGAATCTGCGAAATTCTCTTCCTGATTCCGATGCTCGATCTGCCTTAGAATTCCTAACGAATAGTATTttgacaagaagaaagtaa